The Saprospiraceae bacterium region TCCTATAGAAATATTCTATTCATCTTCTATTCATCTGCGCAATTTGCGTCTTCTGCGAGACATAAACTTCGGAAAGTCCCCCGCAGATCTCGCAGATTTCGCAAAAAGAAATCAGAAAATATCCTATAGAAATAATCAATTCATCTCCTATTCATCTGCGTAATTTGCGTCTTCTGCTGGACATAAACTTCGGAAAGTCTCCACGCAGATCTCACAGATTCCACAGAAAAGAAATCAGAAAATATCCTACAGAATTATTCTATTCATCTCAAATTCATCTGCGTAATTTGCGTCTTCTGCAGGACATAAACTTCAGAAAATCTCCCGCAGATCTCGCAGATTCCGCAGAAAAGAAATCAGAAAATATCCTACAGAATTATTCTATTCTTCTTCTATTCATCTGCGTAATTTGCGTCTTCTGCGGGACATAAACTTCGGAAAGTCTCCCGCAGATCTCGTAGATTCCGCAGAAAAGAAATCAGAAAATATCCTGTAGAAATATTCTGTTCATCTCCTATTCATCTGCATAATTTGCGTCTTCTGCGGGACATAAACTTCGGAAAGTCTCCCGCAGATCTCGCAGATTCCGCAGAAAAGAAATCAGAAAATATCCTGTAGAAATATTCTGTTCATCTCCTATTCATCTGCATAATTTGCGTCTTCTGCGGGACATAAACTTCGGAAAGTCTCCCGCAGATCTCGCAGATTTCGCAGAAAAGAAATCAGAAAATATCCTATAGAAATAATCAATTCATCTCCTATTCATCTGCGTAATTTGCGTCTTCTGCAGGACATAATCCGAGAGGCCATTTGGATTTTATCGATAGTTAAATAAAGCTCGAGCAATTCAATCTATTGTATGATAAAAATTTTACACTTCCAGTCTCATATTCCTGATGATTTATTTTATCTTTAATTCTTATAAAAGAAATAACATGAAATTTAGATCAGGCAATATTTTTTTCATTTGCATCTTTCTGGTAGCTTGCAGTTCCCCCAAAATAGGACTCTATGAATCCGGCGCCAATGACATTGCCAGAATTCAACTGGTCCTATTGAAAAATCAGACATTTGAATTGCATTTTAAAGACCTGGATGAAAAACCGGAAAAAAATTATATCTTCAAAGGAAAATGGACAGAAATAAAAGATAAAATAAAATTGCAGTTTAAACTGGATAAAAATGGCTTGCCGGATCTCCATGCGCTGTTTGACCCCTCCCTGACAGAAATTAAATCCGTAAAAATCATCGATAAAGAAACCGTTGAATTTAAAAAAGCAGATAAGAATATATATATTTGGGGGATTGCCTGCCCAAAAAAGAAAATTGAAAAACCAAAATAATCTGCCATGTTGAAAATCTATTGCCCGGAATGCAATTCTAAAATGGAACTGGATGAGCAGTCTTCAGGAAAGCAACGATTCTGTTCCGTATGCGGTCATCCGGTTCAAATACCCATTTTCGAAACCGGTGGCGAAAAAGACACAGATGCAGACAATACGGAAACCGTTCAATCGCTGAATGAATCATTTCAGAACCTCATTGAAAAAAGTTCAAAGCAGGCACAGGCATTATTGAAGGATCTTCAACAAATTCCGTTGAAACAAGAGATCCTGCCCATCGATCACAGCAACATCAATTTGTTGCTGAAAGATTTTATTTTTTGGGCGGTCAGCTTTTTGGGAATTATTCCTTTGCTCATCATCACGGTGAATCACGTAGGTACCCAGCTCACGATGTTTGCTTTGTTTTTCGCATTTGTCTGGGGCGTCATCTTTAAGAAATTTATTCTCAAAGACCACAGTTCCAACCGGCTTGCTCTGGCATCCTTATTTTTCACAGGGATCATTGGCATTTGGTTGTTGTTGTTTGTGTATCGTTTCCTTCCGGATTTTTATCTGAATGCAGCCGACAGTCCGAATTTGTTTCTTTCACTCATTGGATATGTTCTGCAGGTTGGAGTTTGCGAAGAACTGGTGAAATCCATTCCTATATTTATTGCATTGCGATGGTTCAGAAAAGATTTAAACGAAATGTCTTTAATTACTATCGGCGTTTTCAGCGGACTCGGTTTTGCTGCATTTGAAAATCTGCATTATGGAGAAAGTGCTGTGGGGAATACCTATGCCAAAACCTTGGATTACGGAGTCAGCGGACTGGTATCCGGAGTACAAAATGCCATGGTTCTTGTTATGCTCCGATCTTTGTCGTTGGTATTTTGCCACGCCGTTTTTTCAGGCATTGTGGCTTATTTCATAACGATTGCCCAACTAAGAAAATCTCAACAATCTGCTTTGATCTTTATTGGTTTTGCAACTGCCGCCATTCTTCACGGGGTCTACGACTGGCTTGCCGGCATTCAGCCTACGATGGCTGCATTACTTGCCGGTTTTTCCTTTGCTCTTTTTTATGGCTATTTAATGAAATTAAAAAATACAAACAGGAACTGAGGAATCATTCCTATTGAAATATGGGAAACTCAGTTCTCCCTTTTATGGGGGAATGCTTGCTAAATTTCCAAATTTATTTGGAATTATTTTCCATTAAAACGTAAAAATCAGGGTTTACCCTGAGTGATTTTCAGCTGCGAAACTTCTTTAGTTTAAACTTTTGGAATGAATGCTGGCGCGCATCTATTGGATTTGTTCGAATTGGTTACAAAAAAAGCAACCTCAGGGGAATTTTTAATAAATACTAACGTATGTTAGCTTTCGATCCAATGCTAACCAACTTCTATCGTCTAATACCTAAAATCAAACTTAACATCTGTTATCTACCATCCCAACATCTATCCCTAATACCAAACACCTATCTACGGTCTTGTATAAAAGAAGTAGGGGTTTGAAAGTATTTAACTTTCAAACCCCTACTTCTTTTACATCATTTCTTAAACTTCTAAATAATCCTGTCGTCCGCTATGGGTTTTAAACAATATAGTAGCGAGTTTTTTATTTTCTAGGTTCGGTCTTGTTAAACATGTAGCGGGCAATTTTCCATTCCTCATTTACTTTTTCAAAGACCAAGAGTTCTCGATTGGATTCAGGAATACTTTCTCCGGTAGCGTGAATAAGAGTAGTTCCTTTCGAGCTTGTTACTGCAAATGCCATATTTCCTTCCACCTGAATTTCTTCAACGAAGAACTCAATGTTGAGCTGTATCTGGGAAAAGACAAATTCGTAAGATTTCAAGATACCTTCCGTACCTATTCCCGAAGGGGCTTCAGTTGGCATAAAAACTCCGTCCTTTGTGTAGAGCGATTGAGCCAATTTAGCATCTGATGTGTTCAATGACTTTTCATATTCACTTAAAAGTGCTTCTATTTTTTGTTTCTCTTGTTTTTCCACGATCTCTGAATTTCCTGCTGAATAATTTTTTGATTCTTGATGATTGTTTTCGTTGCATGAAGCCATAAAAACAATTGCTAATATGGCGATTCCAATTTTTTTCATTTTACTGCGCATTTTGTTTGATCCATTCATTCAAAGGGGTGAATTCACCTATGGATATTGCATTGGCCAATCCAATTTGAGATTCAGCTCCCGGTCCCATATAGGTGTACTTTTCAAAATAGGCCAGCATTTGTGCAATTTCTCCAGCTCCCTGAAAAAAGTTGGAAAATACCTCTCCGGGTACCTGAGTGAAGCTATATTGCTTGCCTATTGACTTGTAGGCTGCGAGCACATCATTAAAACTGTATAAGTCAGATGCTAATGACAGATAGCTTCCTTTACCTACTTTTTCTGGAGCTAAAAAGGCTCCTGCTACAACTTTACCCAAATCGTTAATGTCTGCCATGTGAATTACTTTTTTGCCTGGGTCTATTGGTAAAATCCATCCGGTGCTTCCATCCTCTTTTGGTTGAGGCCCCATTATGCCTGTAAAATTCTGAAAATAAAAAGGAGGCTGAACGAACGTGTAGTTTTCGAACCCTGCATTTTTAATTATCTCATCTACTTTGGCTTTGCCTGTAAAATGGGGCACATCAAATTGTCCGTTGCTTATCTTCTCAACATCCGGCAATGTTGACCAAACAAAATGATTTACTCCGGCGTCATTTGCTGCCTGGATAGCAACTTTTCCCTGTGCAATTTCATCCGCACCTTCCCAAAAATTGGTTACCACAAAAACTCCGTGCGCACCTTCGAAGGCATTCCTTAATGATTCAAGGTTTGCTAAATCTCCCTGTACCACTTCATCTGCATGCCCATTATATTTTTCCGGACTTCGTGTAATGGCCCTGACTTTAAAAGAACCCTCTTGGGTTAAAGCATTTACAACTCCTTTTCCTTGTAAGCCCGTTGCACCCACAACGGCAATTATTTTCTTTTCCATTTTATTTTGTTTTAGTGATTAACAATAACACAAAGATGGGGTGGTTTTGGCACACACACCTATAAGGTAGTTTAAGAAAGAGCATTAATGTAGATTAAGATTTTGTGATCTTCTTACGAATGGTGCTCAGGAACTCAGGGCTTACGCCCAGGTAAGAAGCAATTTGAACATTGGAAATTCGATTAAAGAAGTGAGGATATCTGTTCAGGAAGTCCAGATAGCGTCCCTCAGCTGTCGAACTGATGTTTTGAAGAACTCTGTGCTGCAGACTTACCATAGCATTTTCAGCAAGAACTCTAAAGATTCGATTAAATTTTGGATAGTCTGCAAATAGCTTTAACTGATCTTCTTTTTTGATTTGAAGGATGATGGAATTCTCCAATGCCTCTATGTATAGTTTGCTTGGCTCCCCTGAATGGAAGCTTCCTATGTCTCCGATCCACCAATGCTCTATGGCAAATTGCAGGTTATGCTCCTTACCTTTTTCGTCAACCAAATACATTCTGAAACAACCCTCTGCAATGAAAGTATTGTGTTTACATATATCGCCTTCCTGAAGGATGAATTGCCTTCGTTTAATTCTTCGCTCTTTGAAATAATTGCTCACAACAGACTTTTCCTCTTCATCTAAAGGAAGAAAGTTTTCAAAGTAGTCTATTAATGGCTTAATGGTCATTTTTTAATTCGCTACAACTGACAAGTGCATACCAACCCATCCATCACATATTCCTCCGGTACTTGCCTCCAACAGCGTAAAGCGCAGAAGTAATTTGACCCAGTGAACATTTTTTAACGGCTTCCATCAGACAGTCAAACAAGTTACTATTATGCAGCGCCGCTTCCTGCAGTTGGCTTAAACTTTGATCCGATTGTTTGGCATTGGCCTTCTTCAATAGGTTTAACGCATCGATCTGATCAT contains the following coding sequences:
- a CDS encoding nuclear transport factor 2 family protein; protein product: MKKIGIAILAIVFMASCNENNHQESKNYSAGNSEIVEKQEKQKIEALLSEYEKSLNTSDAKLAQSLYTKDGVFMPTEAPSGIGTEGILKSYEFVFSQIQLNIEFFVEEIQVEGNMAFAVTSSKGTTLIHATGESIPESNRELLVFEKVNEEWKIARYMFNKTEPRK
- a CDS encoding PrsW family intramembrane metalloprotease — encoded protein: MLKIYCPECNSKMELDEQSSGKQRFCSVCGHPVQIPIFETGGEKDTDADNTETVQSLNESFQNLIEKSSKQAQALLKDLQQIPLKQEILPIDHSNINLLLKDFIFWAVSFLGIIPLLIITVNHVGTQLTMFALFFAFVWGVIFKKFILKDHSSNRLALASLFFTGIIGIWLLLFVYRFLPDFYLNAADSPNLFLSLIGYVLQVGVCEELVKSIPIFIALRWFRKDLNEMSLITIGVFSGLGFAAFENLHYGESAVGNTYAKTLDYGVSGLVSGVQNAMVLVMLRSLSLVFCHAVFSGIVAYFITIAQLRKSQQSALIFIGFATAAILHGVYDWLAGIQPTMAALLAGFSFALFYGYLMKLKNTNRN
- a CDS encoding NmrA/HSCARG family protein; the encoded protein is MEKKIIAVVGATGLQGKGVVNALTQEGSFKVRAITRSPEKYNGHADEVVQGDLANLESLRNAFEGAHGVFVVTNFWEGADEIAQGKVAIQAANDAGVNHFVWSTLPDVEKISNGQFDVPHFTGKAKVDEIIKNAGFENYTFVQPPFYFQNFTGIMGPQPKEDGSTGWILPIDPGKKVIHMADINDLGKVVAGAFLAPEKVGKGSYLSLASDLYSFNDVLAAYKSIGKQYSFTQVPGEVFSNFFQGAGEIAQMLAYFEKYTYMGPGAESQIGLANAISIGEFTPLNEWIKQNAQ
- a CDS encoding Crp/Fnr family transcriptional regulator; this encodes MTIKPLIDYFENFLPLDEEEKSVVSNYFKERRIKRRQFILQEGDICKHNTFIAEGCFRMYLVDEKGKEHNLQFAIEHWWIGDIGSFHSGEPSKLYIEALENSIILQIKKEDQLKLFADYPKFNRIFRVLAENAMVSLQHRVLQNISSTAEGRYLDFLNRYPHFFNRISNVQIASYLGVSPEFLSTIRKKITKS